Proteins found in one Sulfuricurvum sp. genomic segment:
- a CDS encoding ABC transporter permease, whose translation MQNSTPAGIEIVDDVSHTLLQCSGVWTLPHISRIAYKLEAFHPKSSVIWDVSKIDEIDSAGIALWQLYTRAYEQDGIESKLVGAKQDQEQLYKLLYSKSHEPLSPPKVPSWLFVLGRETHNSILGIGKFLAFLGEAFVLLFYTLLHPTQIRYRSIMAHIFATGATALPIIALSAFLIGVVVAYQSIVQLQKFGADIFIVDMIGISLTRELAPLITAIVVAGRSGSAFTAQIGAMKMTQEIDAMKTMGFDTFTFLVWPRVFALMIVMPLLIFFADLIGIFGGMVIAQAQSHLSFSEFIHRLQGALPIKHYIIGIVKGPFFAFLIAMVSTYRGFQVSMNTESIGLYTTKSVVNSIFLVIACDAIFSVLLTELKL comes from the coding sequence ATGCAAAATTCAACACCTGCAGGAATCGAGATTGTCGATGACGTTTCCCATACCCTATTGCAATGCAGTGGTGTCTGGACTTTGCCTCATATAAGCCGTATCGCTTATAAGTTAGAGGCTTTTCATCCGAAGTCATCCGTGATTTGGGATGTGTCCAAAATTGATGAAATCGACTCGGCAGGGATCGCGCTGTGGCAGCTCTATACCCGTGCATATGAACAAGATGGGATAGAATCCAAACTTGTCGGTGCCAAACAAGACCAAGAACAGCTCTATAAACTTCTCTATTCTAAATCCCATGAACCGCTCTCCCCTCCGAAAGTGCCCTCTTGGCTTTTTGTTTTGGGACGCGAAACGCATAACAGCATACTCGGAATCGGAAAATTTTTAGCTTTTTTGGGAGAAGCGTTTGTCCTTTTGTTCTATACACTTCTCCACCCGACTCAAATCCGTTACCGCTCCATTATGGCCCATATTTTTGCTACCGGAGCTACTGCCCTTCCGATTATTGCGCTCAGCGCTTTTTTGATCGGGGTAGTTGTGGCCTACCAAAGTATCGTACAGCTGCAGAAATTCGGGGCCGATATTTTTATCGTCGACATGATCGGTATCTCACTGACGCGTGAACTTGCCCCGCTCATAACTGCAATCGTAGTAGCAGGACGCAGCGGTTCGGCGTTTACGGCTCAAATCGGTGCGATGAAAATGACTCAAGAGATCGATGCAATGAAAACGATGGGGTTTGACACCTTTACGTTTCTCGTATGGCCGCGTGTTTTTGCCTTGATGATCGTCATGCCTTTGCTGATCTTCTTTGCCGATCTCATCGGTATATTCGGTGGAATGGTCATCGCACAGGCGCAATCGCATTTGAGTTTTAGCGAATTTATACACCGTCTTCAGGGAGCCTTGCCAATCAAACATTACATCATCGGTATCGTCAAAGGGCCATTCTTTGCTTTTTTAATCGCGATGGTCAGTACCTACCGAGGATTCCAAGTCTCCATGAATACCGAAAGCATCGGTTTATACACAACAAAGAGCGTTGTCAACTCAATTTTTCTGGTCATTGCCTGTGACGCGATCTTCTCCGTTCTTCTCACGGAGTTGAAATTATGA
- a CDS encoding ATP-binding cassette domain-containing protein, producing the protein MKRIMVEARDIVTAFGDTIIHDHINCTVYENEIYALLGGSGSGKSTLLREMILLQRPQSGSLKVLGFNLETITPLEAQSLRRQWGVLFQSGALYSSLSVGENIAMLYHENTDLPPKLIDELIALKIDLVGLPAHARYLYPGELSGGMVKRAALARALALDPKLLFLDEPTSGLDPLSSRQFDALICQLRDLLGLTVVMVTHDLDTIHHSIDRFALLGDKKVVAEGTLDEVLQIDHPVVNYFFQKGSYGIES; encoded by the coding sequence ATGAAACGGATCATGGTCGAAGCACGCGATATCGTCACCGCATTCGGTGATACAATCATCCATGATCATATCAACTGCACCGTATATGAAAATGAAATTTATGCCCTTTTAGGGGGAAGCGGGTCTGGGAAATCGACCCTTCTGCGTGAAATGATTCTCCTGCAGCGCCCTCAAAGCGGTTCCCTGAAGGTATTGGGATTTAATTTGGAGACGATTACCCCTCTCGAAGCACAGAGTCTTCGACGTCAATGGGGAGTATTATTTCAGTCAGGTGCCTTGTACTCTTCGCTCAGTGTCGGTGAAAATATTGCCATGCTCTACCATGAAAACACCGATCTTCCTCCCAAACTGATTGATGAGCTCATAGCTCTAAAAATCGACCTTGTCGGACTTCCGGCACATGCACGCTATCTGTATCCTGGAGAACTCAGCGGAGGGATGGTGAAGCGTGCAGCACTCGCACGTGCTCTGGCACTCGATCCGAAACTGCTCTTTTTGGATGAGCCGACTTCCGGTCTCGATCCGCTGAGCTCACGGCAATTTGATGCCCTGATTTGTCAATTACGTGACCTGCTTGGGCTTACTGTAGTCATGGTGACACATGATTTGGATACTATACACCATAGCATTGATCGGTTTGCGTTGCTGGGTGATAAAAAGGTGGTCGCAGAAGGGACTTTGGATGAAGTGCTCCAAATCGACCATCCCGTCGTCAATTATTTCTTCCAAAAGGGGTCATATGGAATCGAGAGTTAA
- a CDS encoding MlaD family protein — protein MESRVNYTVVGVFVLILASALIAFAFWLGKYNQDDGNYHRYRVYIKESVSGLAPEAAVKFHGVDVGMVESIKINPRNSEEVELTLKIKKETPIKTDSSAVLKFYGITGLAFIEIVGGSKDAPLLTTGANAIATIPTSPSLITRLDESLSKVAAKLSVTLDHADQLFSDQNVQNVAQTLDHLRSLTAQIDAYQVQVKQLLAQSLVLETNATESMASMKEAAVSVKTSSGNFNTLMQTKMSTTLESLNATSDESHALIRKLEASLDRGDYDVRAIVTPASSELSDLIDQTRSLTNEMELTLRNLRESPSDLLFKKSTPKPGPGE, from the coding sequence ATGGAATCGAGAGTTAATTACACCGTCGTAGGGGTTTTTGTCTTGATTTTAGCATCAGCGCTTATTGCCTTTGCCTTTTGGCTCGGTAAGTACAATCAAGATGATGGGAACTATCATCGCTATCGCGTCTATATCAAAGAGTCGGTTTCAGGACTAGCACCTGAAGCGGCAGTCAAATTTCACGGGGTCGATGTCGGAATGGTCGAATCGATCAAAATCAATCCGAGAAACAGTGAAGAGGTCGAACTCACCCTAAAAATCAAAAAAGAGACACCGATTAAGACCGATTCCAGTGCCGTTCTCAAATTTTACGGTATCACAGGGCTGGCATTTATCGAAATTGTCGGCGGAAGCAAAGATGCCCCTCTGCTCACCACCGGTGCCAATGCCATCGCCACTATTCCTACCTCCCCTTCACTGATCACTCGCCTTGATGAGTCGCTCAGCAAAGTCGCCGCTAAGCTCTCCGTTACGCTGGATCACGCCGATCAGCTTTTCAGTGATCAAAATGTTCAGAACGTGGCTCAAACATTGGATCACCTTCGCTCACTTACGGCACAAATCGATGCATATCAGGTACAGGTAAAACAACTTTTGGCACAAAGTCTTGTGCTGGAAACCAATGCCACCGAATCTATGGCATCCATGAAAGAAGCAGCAGTCAGTGTCAAAACCTCATCCGGAAACTTTAATACACTTATGCAGACCAAAATGAGCACTACCCTAGAATCGCTCAATGCGACCTCAGATGAGAGCCATGCCCTGATTCGAAAGCTGGAGGCGTCACTTGATCGCGGTGATTACGATGTCCGTGCCATTGTCACCCCGGCATCCTCAGAACTGAGTGACCTGATTGACCAAACCCGCAGTCTCACCAACGAAATGGAATTGACATTGCGTAATCTACGCGAAAGCCCTTCCGACCTGTTGTTTAAAAAATCCACCCCAAAACCCGGACCCGGAGAATAA
- a CDS encoding ABC-type transport auxiliary lipoprotein family protein produces MRYPFFFLLSSLLIIGCSAPLTPPINEYTILPYEHSVKETAPLSSHTLSIASSKTLPSLASKNLYYLREGGESGAYLYSRWSDTPSVLIQQILTASLEEKGLFASLLPPTSSAHADWVLESDLNAFYHRFSSKDKSEGFIDITYRLIDTTTKLPIGSKRFTVTVPATTNDAKGGVTALTQATRQLSTEVMEWMRNLIQEKR; encoded by the coding sequence ATGCGATACCCTTTCTTTTTTTTATTAAGCTCTTTGCTGATCATCGGATGTTCCGCTCCGCTCACTCCGCCTATCAATGAGTACACGATTCTTCCGTATGAGCATTCTGTAAAAGAGACAGCCCCGTTATCGTCTCATACACTTAGTATCGCTTCGAGCAAGACACTCCCTTCTCTTGCGTCCAAAAATCTGTATTACCTTCGTGAAGGGGGAGAAAGCGGAGCCTATCTTTACAGCCGGTGGAGTGATACCCCCTCAGTATTGATCCAACAAATACTCACAGCTTCGTTAGAGGAAAAAGGATTATTTGCTTCTCTTTTACCTCCGACATCTTCAGCACATGCCGACTGGGTGCTTGAATCGGATCTGAACGCTTTTTATCACCGATTTTCATCAAAAGATAAAAGTGAAGGATTTATCGATATCACCTACAGACTCATCGATACAACAACCAAACTGCCTATCGGATCAAAACGCTTTACCGTAACCGTACCTGCAACTACGAATGATGCAAAAGGGGGAGTAACTGCCCTCACTCAAGCAACCCGGCAGCTTTCTACGGAAGTGATGGAATGGATGAGAAATCTTATACAGGAAAAAAGATGA
- a CDS encoding 6-phosphofructokinase, with protein MKPKIAILCSGGDVSGMNPALKRFVEYAYAKGMEPYFIHRGFEGLIDNKIIPASYTDVAGIITRGGTKIGSARSIRFKDPAYRTIAANNLKRLRITMLIVLGGDGSFRGMERFYAEHGISFCGIPSTIDNDINGTDYCLGVDTALNVIKNSIDDIRDTASSFRRAFIIETMGRNCGYLALVSAITSGAELCLIPEVPVNIDDYKGCFQSQIAKGRDYFITIVSEALQNSEEIAQWFEKELGFESRVNVLGHTQRGGNPSVYDRLMAYKFVTYAIDALLAGKTHSVICYNKSHFNFKTIDEVALHPYHLDEELLILGREQFLPSHCQM; from the coding sequence ATGAAACCAAAAATAGCGATACTCTGCTCCGGCGGAGATGTATCGGGAATGAATCCGGCCCTCAAACGGTTTGTCGAATATGCCTATGCCAAAGGGATGGAACCCTATTTTATTCACAGAGGGTTTGAAGGGTTGATCGACAATAAGATTATCCCTGCTAGCTATACCGATGTGGCAGGAATCATCACGCGCGGAGGAACTAAGATCGGTTCTGCTCGGTCTATCCGGTTCAAAGATCCGGCATACCGAACCATCGCGGCGAATAACCTCAAACGCCTCAGGATTACCATGCTGATCGTATTAGGGGGAGACGGAAGTTTTCGGGGGATGGAACGCTTTTATGCTGAACACGGTATCTCGTTCTGCGGGATCCCCTCTACTATCGACAACGATATCAACGGTACCGATTATTGTCTTGGGGTAGATACGGCACTGAACGTTATCAAAAATTCGATTGATGATATCCGGGATACGGCATCCTCGTTCCGTCGGGCCTTTATTATTGAGACGATGGGGCGAAACTGCGGTTATTTGGCACTTGTTTCCGCTATTACCTCAGGTGCGGAGTTATGCCTGATCCCTGAAGTTCCGGTCAATATCGACGATTATAAAGGGTGTTTCCAGTCTCAAATAGCAAAAGGTCGTGATTATTTTATCACCATCGTCTCTGAAGCACTGCAAAACAGTGAAGAGATTGCTCAATGGTTTGAAAAAGAGTTAGGGTTTGAATCACGTGTTAATGTTTTGGGTCATACGCAAAGAGGCGGGAATCCAAGTGTTTACGATCGCTTAATGGCCTACAAATTTGTTACGTATGCCATCGATGCATTATTGGCAGGTAAAACCCATTCGGTCATCTGCTACAACAAAAGCCATTTCAATTTTAAAACGATTGATGAGGTCGCACTGCACCCTTATCATCTCGATGAAGAGCTCCTCATTCTGGGACGTGAACAATTTCTTCCATCGCACTGTCAAATGTAG